One window from the genome of Erwinia sorbitola encodes:
- the tatD gene encoding 3'-5' ssDNA/RNA exonuclease TatD, translating to MFDIGVNLTSTQFAKDREKVVKRAREAGVTGMLITGTNALESQQACSLAQQHPGYCWSTAGVHPHHASEWSGETAATLRRLAENERVVAIGECGLDFNRNFSEPEQQAYAFNAQLALAAELSLPVFLHCREAHERFIEILTPWLPKLPAAVLHCFTGTRDELEACLALGLSIGITGWVCDERRGQALREMMPLIPAERLLLETDAPWLLPRDMHPRPASRRNEPCFLPHIVQQVALLRGEDADELAEKTALNARKLFRI from the coding sequence ATGTTTGATATAGGGGTAAACCTGACCAGCACGCAGTTCGCGAAAGATCGCGAGAAGGTGGTTAAACGTGCGCGTGAAGCGGGTGTCACCGGCATGTTGATTACTGGCACAAACGCGCTGGAAAGCCAGCAGGCTTGTAGTCTGGCACAGCAGCATCCGGGTTATTGCTGGTCAACCGCTGGCGTTCATCCTCACCATGCCAGCGAGTGGTCAGGTGAGACTGCCGCCACGCTGCGCCGTCTGGCAGAAAATGAACGGGTGGTGGCTATCGGGGAGTGTGGTCTTGATTTCAACCGCAATTTCTCTGAGCCGGAACAACAGGCTTATGCTTTTAATGCCCAGCTGGCTCTTGCCGCTGAATTGTCGCTGCCGGTATTTCTGCATTGCCGCGAGGCCCATGAGCGGTTTATTGAGATCCTCACGCCGTGGCTGCCGAAGCTACCTGCGGCGGTGCTGCACTGCTTTACCGGGACGCGTGACGAGCTGGAAGCCTGCCTGGCCCTGGGATTATCTATCGGTATTACCGGCTGGGTCTGCGATGAGCGCAGAGGGCAGGCGCTACGTGAAATGATGCCATTAATCCCGGCAGAGCGCCTGCTGCTGGAGACGGATGCGCCCTGGCTGCTGCCGCGAGATATGCATCCTCGTCCGGCATCGCGACGCAATGAACCCTGCTTTTTACCGCATATTGTGCAACAGGTAGCGCTATTGCGCGGGGAGGATGCTGACGAACTGGCAGAGAAAA
- the tatC gene encoding Sec-independent protein translocase subunit TatC: protein MAVDDTQPLISHLIELRKRLLNSIIAVLVIFLCLVYFSNDIYHIVSAPLIKQLPAGASMIATDVASPFFTPIKLTIIVSLFLSVPVILYQVWAFVAPALYRHERKLVMPLLFSSSFLFYLGMAFAYFIVFPLAFGFFAKTAPQGVQIATDINNYLDFVMTLFMAFGVSFEVPIAIVLLCWTGVTTPEDLREKRPYVLVGAFVVGMLLTPPDIFSQTLLAIPMYCLFELGVFVSRFYVGKNRRDEDDDEEQESE from the coding sequence ATGGCTGTTGATGATACCCAACCGCTAATCAGTCATCTGATTGAGCTTCGTAAACGCCTGCTGAACAGCATCATCGCTGTTCTGGTTATTTTTCTCTGTCTGGTCTATTTCTCTAACGACATTTACCACATCGTCTCAGCGCCGCTGATCAAGCAATTACCGGCCGGGGCCAGCATGATAGCCACGGACGTGGCATCGCCGTTCTTTACGCCGATTAAGCTGACGATCATCGTCTCGCTGTTTCTTTCCGTGCCGGTAATCCTCTACCAGGTCTGGGCATTTGTGGCTCCTGCGCTCTATCGCCATGAGCGCAAGCTGGTTATGCCGCTGCTGTTTTCCAGTTCATTCCTATTCTACCTGGGGATGGCTTTCGCCTACTTTATTGTGTTCCCGCTGGCGTTTGGTTTCTTTGCCAAGACCGCGCCACAGGGGGTACAGATTGCCACCGACATTAATAACTATCTCGATTTCGTGATGACGTTGTTTATGGCGTTTGGTGTGTCTTTCGAAGTACCGATTGCCATTGTTCTGCTGTGCTGGACAGGGGTGACAACGCCGGAAGATCTGCGTGAGAAGCGCCCTTATGTACTGGTTGGTGCGTTTGTAGTTGGTATGCTGCTGACACCGCCGGATATCTTCTCGCAGACGCTGCTGGCTATCCCGATGTACTGCCTGTTTGAATTAGGCGTCTTTGTTTCTCGCTTCTATGTTGGCAAAAACCGACGCGATGAAGATGACGATGAAGAGCAGGAATCAGAGTAG